From one Caldichromatium japonicum genomic stretch:
- the phaR gene encoding polyhydroxyalkanoate synthesis repressor PhaR — MNSERIIKKYPNRRLYDTEVSRYITLADVRDLVMRYVPFRVVDSANDTDITRAILLQIMLEEESGGRPLFTSNMLAQIIRFYGGTLQGAFARYLETSLELFARQQQEFAKAMSDNPFETLARLTQKNVELWGELQEELLRVVGLPVSNRKKDQSS, encoded by the coding sequence ATGAACAGCGAACGCATCATCAAGAAATATCCCAATCGGCGGCTCTATGACACCGAGGTCAGCCGCTATATCACCCTCGCCGATGTGCGCGACCTGGTGATGCGCTATGTCCCCTTCCGCGTCGTCGATAGCGCCAACGACACCGATATCACCCGCGCCATCCTGTTGCAGATCATGCTGGAGGAAGAGAGCGGCGGCAGGCCCTTGTTTACCTCCAACATGCTGGCCCAGATCATCCGCTTTTATGGTGGCACCCTCCAGGGCGCCTTTGCTCGCTATCTCGAAACTTCGCTCGAGCTCTTTGCCCGCCAGCAGCAGGAGTTCGCCAAGGCGATGAGCGACAACCCTTTCGAGACCCTGGCTCGTTTGACCCAGAAAAACGTCGAGCTTTGGGGGGAATTGCAAGAGGAATTGCTGCGTGTTGTCGGCCTTCCTGTGTCGAACCGCAAAAAGGATCAATCCTCATGA
- a CDS encoding phasin family protein produces the protein MTTTDSLKTLNDWTNKHLERMTSLGELNMRLFEKLATRQMDAMSLYLEHSLRLMKLATEAKGYTELFKGQVEAGKELTERMFAEGKVTLQIWGEARDDYRAWLEKSMSELGQELRQGSAV, from the coding sequence ATGACCACGACCGACAGCCTCAAGACCCTCAATGACTGGACCAACAAGCATCTTGAACGGATGACGAGCCTTGGCGAGCTAAATATGCGTCTATTTGAGAAGCTCGCTACGCGCCAGATGGATGCCATGAGCCTGTATCTGGAGCACAGCCTACGCCTCATGAAGCTTGCGACTGAGGCAAAGGGATATACCGAGCTGTTCAAAGGCCAGGTTGAGGCCGGTAAGGAACTGACCGAACGTATGTTCGCCGAGGGCAAGGTGACCCTGCAGATCTGGGGCGAGGCACGCGATGACTATCGCGCCTGGCTTGAAAAGTCCATGAGCGAGCTTGGCCAAGAGCTGCGTCAGGGCAGCGCTGTCTAA
- the phbB gene encoding acetoacetyl-CoA reductase produces the protein MAHIALVTGGIGGIGTAICVRLAREGRTVIANCHPSEVEAAESWQQARAAEGLTIPVIAADVASFADCARMVREIEAQFGPVDILVNCAGITRDKTFKKMEPSHWEAVINVNLNSVFNVTRQVWEGMLERGFGRIINISSVNGQRGQFGQANYAAAKAGMHGFTMSLAQEGAAKGVTVNTVSPGYIETAMTLAMDEGVRNSIINGIPMRRMGRPEEVAAAVAFLASDESAYITGANLQINGGLFMH, from the coding sequence ATGGCCCATATCGCACTTGTCACCGGCGGCATCGGTGGTATCGGTACCGCGATCTGCGTCCGTCTTGCTCGGGAAGGTCGTACCGTGATCGCCAACTGTCATCCCAGTGAGGTCGAGGCCGCTGAGTCCTGGCAGCAGGCCCGTGCCGCCGAGGGATTGACGATACCAGTGATCGCCGCTGATGTGGCCTCGTTTGCGGATTGTGCCCGGATGGTGCGCGAGATCGAGGCGCAATTCGGCCCTGTCGACATTTTGGTCAATTGTGCTGGGATTACCCGCGATAAGACATTCAAGAAGATGGAGCCGTCCCACTGGGAGGCGGTGATCAACGTCAATCTCAACAGCGTCTTCAATGTCACCCGTCAGGTGTGGGAGGGCATGTTAGAGCGTGGATTCGGGCGGATCATCAATATCTCATCGGTTAATGGTCAGCGCGGTCAGTTCGGCCAGGCCAACTATGCAGCAGCCAAGGCCGGTATGCACGGCTTTACCATGTCACTGGCGCAAGAGGGTGCGGCCAAGGGGGTTACGGTGAACACGGTTTCGCCAGGCTATATCGAGACCGCCATGACCCTGGCGATGGATGAGGGCGTGCGCAACAGCATCATCAACGGTATCCCGATGCGGCGCATGGGTCGACCCGAAGAGGTCGCCGCTGCCGTGGCCTTCCTGGCGAGTGACGAGAGCGCCTATATCACCGGCGCTAACCTCCAGATCAATGGCGGTTTGTTCATGCATTAA
- a CDS encoding Nif3-like dinuclear metal center hexameric protein, producing the protein MIAPRELVAYCDQLLDANRFDDYAPNGLQVEGERPIQRLVTGVSACLALLEAAIAVQADAILVHHGWFWKREDPRLIGIKGQRARRLLNAGLSLIAYHLPLDAHPSLGNNALLGRSLGVVDVQPAVLGNGLVWQGRLPEPMTPASLAEHLTRCLGRQALRVGREEGVIQQVGWCTGAGQGYLEQAAVLGVDAFISGELAEQTTHQARELDICYLAAGHHATERAGVQALGAHLAERFGLWHDFIEIDNPA; encoded by the coding sequence ATGATTGCCCCCCGCGAACTTGTCGCCTATTGCGATCAGCTGCTGGATGCTAATCGCTTTGATGACTATGCCCCCAATGGCTTGCAGGTCGAGGGCGAACGCCCGATCCAGCGGTTGGTGACGGGGGTCAGCGCCTGTTTGGCCTTGCTCGAGGCGGCAATCGCGGTGCAGGCCGATGCCATCCTGGTCCATCATGGTTGGTTTTGGAAACGCGAGGACCCGCGCTTGATAGGGATCAAAGGGCAACGCGCAAGGCGATTGCTCAATGCGGGGCTGAGTTTGATCGCTTATCATCTACCACTCGACGCGCATCCGAGCCTGGGGAATAACGCACTATTGGGCCGATCCCTGGGGGTAGTCGATGTCCAGCCAGCGGTTTTGGGCAATGGGCTGGTATGGCAAGGCCGTCTGCCTGAGCCGATGACCCCTGCATCCCTTGCCGAACACCTAACCCGGTGCCTGGGCCGTCAAGCCCTGCGGGTCGGACGGGAGGAGGGCGTTATTCAGCAGGTAGGCTGGTGCACCGGGGCGGGGCAGGGTTATCTCGAACAGGCAGCCGTTCTCGGTGTCGATGCCTTCATCAGCGGCGAGCTTGCGGAACAGACCACGCATCAGGCGCGTGAACTGGATATCTGCTATCTCGCCGCAGGCCATCATGCCACGGAGCGCGCGGGCGTGCAGGCGCTGGGTGCACATCTGGCCGAACGGTTTGGCCTTTGGCACGACTTCATCGAGATCGATAACCCGGCTTAA
- the petA gene encoding ubiquinol-cytochrome c reductase iron-sulfur subunit, translated as MSAQGVNKMRRRLLVAATSVAGAVGAGYALVPFVASLNPSARARAAGAPVEADISKLEPGALLRVKWRGKPVWVVHRTPEMLAALPSNEPKLVDPHSEVPQQPPYCKNPTRSIKPEYLVAIGICTHLGCSPTYRPEFGPEDLGADWKGGFFCPCHGSRFDLAARVFKNVPAPTNLVIPKHVYLNETTILIGEDRGSA; from the coding sequence ATGAGCGCGCAAGGCGTGAATAAGATGAGGCGGCGGCTGCTCGTCGCTGCGACCAGCGTAGCCGGCGCCGTTGGTGCGGGTTACGCGCTTGTACCATTCGTCGCATCCCTGAATCCGAGCGCACGTGCTCGGGCAGCGGGTGCGCCAGTCGAGGCCGACATCAGCAAACTGGAACCAGGCGCCTTGCTGCGCGTGAAATGGCGCGGCAAGCCAGTGTGGGTGGTACATCGTACCCCTGAGATGCTTGCGGCCCTGCCCAGCAATGAACCCAAACTGGTGGACCCGCATTCCGAGGTTCCGCAGCAGCCCCCGTATTGCAAGAATCCGACCCGCTCGATCAAGCCGGAGTATCTAGTCGCAATCGGGATCTGTACCCATCTGGGCTGCTCGCCGACCTACCGGCCCGAGTTCGGGCCCGAAGACTTGGGCGCGGATTGGAAGGGTGGTTTCTTTTGCCCTTGTCACGGGTCCCGTTTCGATTTAGCGGCGCGCGTGTTCAAAAATGTCCCTGCGCCCACTAACCTGGTGATCCCGAAACACGTGTATCTCAATGAAACCACCATCCTCATTGGCGAGGATCGAGGAAGCGCCTGA
- a CDS encoding cytochrome b → MSAEKTENLSWIDKRFPLSETWRNHLSEYYAPKNLNFWSFFGSLAILTLLIQIVTGVWLAMNYKPDAGLAFASVEYIMRDVDWGWLIRYMHSTGASMFFIVIYLHMFRGLLWGSYRKPRELLWMIGVTIYLIMMATAFFGYLLPWGQMSYWGAQVIVNLFAAVPVVGEDLSVWVRGDYVISDATLNRFFALHFLLPFLLAGLVFLHIVALHHVGSSNPDGIEIKEGPKGNRWSPTAPADGIPFHPYYTVKDLMGAVVFMAVFSYIMFFNPTFNGLFLESPNFQPANPMLTPPHIAPVWYFTPFYAMLRAVPPMYGSQFPGVVVMFAAILILYVLPWLDRSPVKSIRYKGPLFKAATAIFVVSFIALAWLGMQPASPTYTLLARIFTLLYFGYFILMPIYSSLDKTKPVPQRVTS, encoded by the coding sequence ATGAGTGCCGAAAAGACCGAAAACCTTAGCTGGATCGATAAGCGATTCCCGCTCTCGGAGACCTGGCGCAACCATCTCTCCGAGTATTATGCGCCGAAGAATTTGAATTTCTGGTCGTTCTTCGGATCGTTAGCCATTCTGACCCTGCTTATTCAAATCGTGACGGGTGTATGGCTGGCGATGAACTATAAGCCGGATGCAGGTCTGGCCTTCGCCTCGGTCGAATACATCATGCGCGATGTCGATTGGGGGTGGCTGATCCGTTATATGCATTCGACCGGCGCGTCGATGTTCTTTATCGTCATCTATCTCCATATGTTCCGCGGCCTGCTTTGGGGCTCCTATCGCAAACCGCGCGAGCTTTTGTGGATGATCGGTGTCACCATCTATCTCATCATGATGGCCACCGCCTTTTTCGGCTATCTCCTGCCCTGGGGTCAGATGTCCTATTGGGGTGCCCAGGTGATCGTGAATCTCTTTGCCGCAGTTCCGGTGGTCGGCGAGGATCTGTCGGTTTGGGTGCGCGGCGATTATGTGATCTCGGATGCCACTCTCAACCGCTTCTTCGCCTTGCATTTCTTGCTGCCTTTCCTGCTCGCCGGGCTGGTGTTCCTACATATCGTTGCGTTGCATCACGTCGGCTCGAGCAACCCAGATGGCATCGAGATCAAGGAAGGGCCTAAAGGCAATCGCTGGAGCCCGACGGCCCCGGCCGATGGCATCCCCTTCCATCCCTATTACACCGTGAAGGATCTGATGGGTGCGGTCGTCTTTATGGCGGTCTTTAGCTATATCATGTTCTTCAACCCGACCTTTAATGGCCTATTCCTGGAGTCGCCGAATTTCCAGCCGGCGAATCCGATGCTGACTCCACCCCATATTGCGCCGGTTTGGTATTTCACCCCCTTTTATGCCATGCTGCGCGCGGTGCCGCCGATGTATGGCTCGCAATTCCCGGGCGTAGTGGTGATGTTTGCTGCCATCCTGATTCTCTATGTCTTGCCTTGGCTCGACCGCAGCCCAGTAAAGTCGATCCGCTATAAGGGGCCACTCTTTAAGGCAGCGACGGCCATCTTTGTGGTTTCGTTCATCGCCTTGGCCTGGCTGGGTATGCAGCCGGCCTCGCCGACATATACCCTGTTGGCGCGGATCTTCACCCTATTGTATTTTGGCTATTTCATCCTGATGCCGATCTACAGCTCTTTGGATAAGACCAAGCCTGTTCCGCAGAGGGTGACATCATGA
- a CDS encoding cytochrome c1: MRSLILATLLSLAPMALLASETAHLQHVNIDLRDQASLQRGAKYFMNYCFGCHSLKYVRYNRLAKDLGIDEVTLRQNLIFGDAKTGDLIINSMRDEDGLKWFGVVPPDLTLETRLRSPDWVYTYLKSFYIDEKRPYGVNNLVFPLVGMPHVLGDLQGRQEAIIGPPPTPGAEPVIKGLKLVKAGELSPKEYDAMVRDITNFLTYVGEPIKLERERLGRYVLLFLGFLFILTYLLKKEYWKDVH, encoded by the coding sequence ATGAGAAGTTTGATCCTGGCCACCCTGTTGTCGTTGGCGCCTATGGCCCTCTTGGCCTCTGAAACGGCGCACCTCCAACATGTCAACATCGACCTGCGCGATCAGGCCTCGTTACAGCGTGGCGCCAAGTATTTTATGAATTATTGCTTCGGTTGCCATTCGCTGAAATATGTGCGCTATAATCGGCTTGCCAAGGACCTAGGGATCGATGAGGTGACGCTGCGGCAAAACCTGATCTTTGGTGATGCCAAAACGGGTGATCTCATCATCAATTCCATGCGCGATGAGGATGGGCTCAAATGGTTTGGCGTGGTCCCGCCCGATCTGACGTTGGAGACGCGTCTGCGCTCACCGGATTGGGTTTATACCTATCTCAAGAGCTTTTATATCGATGAAAAGCGTCCTTATGGGGTCAATAACCTAGTATTCCCCTTGGTCGGCATGCCCCATGTCCTGGGTGATCTCCAGGGGCGCCAGGAGGCCATCATCGGACCGCCGCCAACGCCGGGCGCCGAACCGGTCATCAAGGGATTGAAGCTGGTCAAGGCAGGTGAACTCTCACCTAAGGAATATGACGCCATGGTGCGGGATATCACCAATTTCCTGACCTATGTCGGTGAGCCGATCAAGCTCGAACGCGAGCGTCTAGGTCGTTATGTCCTCCTTTTCCTGGGCTTCTTGTTCATCCTGACCTATCTGCTCAAGAAAGAGTACTGGAAGGACGTCCATTGA
- a CDS encoding glutathione S-transferase N-terminal domain-containing protein, whose product MILYSDPACPYCHRIRIVLAEKGIVVDIVDVDARDLPDEVMDFNPYGTVPTFVDRDLHLYESRIIMEYLDERFPHPPLLPVDPVSRAQARLLMYRVDRDWYSLMGRLLNEEAEDADQARKELAESLIAVAPVFEKYLFFMSDEFSLVDCCVAPLLWRLPVLGVDLPKQADPVRSYMRRIFTIDSFRHSLTEVEKEMIMELGR is encoded by the coding sequence ATGATTCTCTACTCCGATCCTGCCTGCCCATATTGTCATCGCATCAGGATCGTCTTGGCCGAGAAGGGGATCGTTGTCGATATCGTCGATGTTGATGCCCGCGACCTGCCCGATGAGGTGATGGACTTCAATCCCTATGGCACGGTGCCGACGTTTGTCGATCGGGATCTGCACTTGTATGAGTCGCGGATCATCATGGAATATCTCGACGAACGCTTTCCGCATCCACCGCTATTGCCAGTCGATCCAGTCTCACGCGCACAGGCGCGTTTGTTGATGTATCGGGTCGATCGCGATTGGTATTCGCTCATGGGGCGCCTCCTGAATGAAGAGGCCGAGGATGCGGATCAGGCGCGCAAGGAGCTCGCCGAGAGCCTGATCGCTGTAGCACCGGTGTTCGAGAAATATCTTTTCTTCATGAGCGATGAGTTCTCGCTCGTCGATTGTTGCGTCGCGCCTCTGCTCTGGCGTCTGCCCGTGCTTGGTGTCGATCTGCCAAAACAGGCTGATCCGGTTAGGAGTTATATGCGGAGGATCTTTACCATCGACTCCTTCCGTCATAGTCTGACCGAGGTCGAAAAAGAAATGATTATGGAGCTTGGGCGATGA
- a CDS encoding ClpXP protease specificity-enhancing factor, producing MSVMTQDRMTSSKPYLIRAIYEWILDNQMTPHLLVDVHFPQTRVPLEFATDGRIVLNIAPSAVRGLVIGNEWIEFSARFGGVARDVLIPTEAVIGIFTRENNQGMFFPEPEYPAVSAQSSTGTAPRLTSLSGGQAADDKPSPNRPKGKTPAGKTPTLKVVK from the coding sequence ATGAGTGTCATGACCCAAGACCGCATGACTTCGAGCAAGCCTTATCTGATTCGGGCGATCTATGAATGGATCCTAGACAATCAGATGACCCCGCATCTGCTTGTCGATGTGCATTTTCCACAGACCCGGGTGCCCTTAGAGTTTGCCACCGACGGGCGCATCGTCCTCAATATCGCGCCAAGTGCAGTGCGCGGATTGGTCATCGGTAATGAGTGGATCGAGTTTAGCGCCCGTTTTGGCGGTGTGGCTCGCGATGTCTTGATCCCGACCGAGGCCGTCATCGGGATCTTCACCCGCGAAAATAACCAGGGGATGTTCTTCCCTGAGCCAGAATATCCAGCAGTATCAGCCCAGAGTTCCACTGGAACTGCTCCAAGGTTGACCTCATTATCAGGGGGACAGGCGGCGGATGACAAGCCTTCGCCTAATCGGCCCAAGGGCAAAACGCCGGCGGGCAAAACGCCGACGCTGAAGGTCGTTAAATAG
- a CDS encoding DUF3301 domain-containing protein → MALRSCAKDLVADLGSARFQTLSQLFLIFVLLLIGGLWLDGLRVREAGLRSCLSACPSYGVQLLDDTITLCQISLAWERSGMYVRRIYLFEFSEDGYERRSGQIRSAGCGSNHCSSTCPRPQQSLFNDLQRRRFARRRFALGPIRRRLVIRRLSP, encoded by the coding sequence GTGGCACTACGATCCTGCGCAAAAGACCTGGTGGCTGATCTCGGGTCTGCCAGATTTCAAACCTTGAGCCAGCTATTCTTGATCTTTGTGCTGCTGCTCATCGGGGGGCTCTGGCTCGATGGCCTGCGGGTACGCGAAGCAGGGCTGAGAAGCTGTCTATCTGCCTGCCCGTCATACGGTGTTCAGCTCCTGGATGACACGATCACCCTTTGCCAGATTAGCCTGGCATGGGAGCGGTCGGGTATGTATGTGCGTCGTATCTATCTTTTTGAGTTCAGCGAGGATGGATACGAGCGACGCTCTGGGCAGATCCGGAGCGCGGGCTGCGGGTCGAATCATTGCAGCTCGACCTGTCCGAGACCCCAGCAGAGCCTATTTAACGACCTTCAGCGTCGGCGTTTTGCCCGCCGGCGTTTTGCCCTTGGGCCGATTAGGCGAAGGCTTGTCATCCGCCGCCTGTCCCCCTGA
- a CDS encoding TraB/GumN family protein has product MKDIPEPRHDLKLADGVELTLLGAAHISQASADQVRSLIQSGRYDSVAIELCRSRHKAMIDPRALAQMDLFSVIRENRVYMVMASLVLSAYQQRLADQFGVESGAEQRMALRLADAQGLNLLLIDREIGITLRRVSANLSWWKRYTLFAGLLLSFLNAEQITEEEIERLKEGDMLESIFAEFATDRRDLYVPLIEERDRYMAAKLKREIARVGAKRILVVIGAGHLKGMRRALEEDDSDPETVLRDLEQIPPAGPWPAILAWGLLVLILAGFGYGFMRSPELGVSLLTGWALITGGLAALGTLLAGGHLLTILAAFIAAPLTTLHPAIGVGMVTGAVELYLRPPKVGDFSSLRTEVTTLHGWWSNRIARAFLVFSLSSLSAGIGTYVASVHLLDRLLRLHP; this is encoded by the coding sequence ATGAAAGACATACCAGAACCGCGTCATGACCTCAAACTTGCTGACGGGGTCGAGCTAACCCTGCTAGGTGCGGCCCATATCTCCCAGGCTAGCGCCGATCAAGTGCGCTCCTTGATTCAGTCCGGGCGCTATGACAGCGTGGCCATCGAGCTATGCCGTAGCCGGCACAAGGCGATGATAGACCCGCGCGCCCTCGCCCAGATGGATCTCTTCTCAGTCATCCGGGAGAACCGGGTCTATATGGTGATGGCGAGTTTGGTCCTCTCGGCCTATCAACAGCGGCTCGCCGACCAATTTGGCGTCGAGTCAGGTGCTGAACAGCGTATGGCCCTGCGTCTCGCCGATGCCCAGGGCCTCAATCTCCTGCTCATCGATCGGGAGATCGGTATCACCCTGAGGCGTGTCTCGGCCAATCTCAGCTGGTGGAAACGCTATACGCTGTTTGCTGGCTTACTGCTGTCCTTCCTGAATGCCGAACAGATCACTGAGGAAGAGATCGAGCGGCTCAAGGAAGGTGACATGCTCGAAAGCATCTTTGCCGAGTTTGCGACAGATCGGCGCGATCTCTATGTCCCGCTCATCGAGGAGCGCGATCGCTACATGGCTGCCAAGCTCAAACGCGAGATCGCCCGGGTTGGTGCCAAGCGGATCTTGGTCGTCATCGGCGCGGGGCATCTCAAGGGTATGCGCCGCGCCCTGGAAGAAGACGATAGCGATCCCGAAACGGTGCTGCGCGATTTGGAACAGATCCCACCAGCTGGCCCATGGCCGGCGATTCTGGCCTGGGGCCTGCTGGTCCTGATTTTGGCCGGGTTTGGCTATGGATTCATGCGTAGCCCTGAGCTGGGTGTGTCCTTGTTGACTGGTTGGGCGCTGATCACTGGCGGTCTTGCCGCCCTGGGGACACTGCTGGCTGGTGGGCATCTCCTCACCATATTGGCGGCATTCATCGCCGCGCCCTTGACCACCTTGCATCCGGCAATCGGTGTCGGCATGGTAACGGGCGCGGTCGAACTCTATCTTCGCCCCCCCAAGGTCGGTGATTTTAGCAGCTTGCGGACGGAAGTGACGACCTTGCATGGCTGGTGGAGCAACCGGATTGCGCGTGCCTTCCTGGTGTTTAGCCTTAGTAGCCTGAGTGCGGGGATCGGGACCTATGTCGCCAGCGTCCATCTGCTCGACCGCCTGCTACGTCTTCATCCCTGA